In Achromobacter spanius, the following proteins share a genomic window:
- a CDS encoding NuoB/complex I 20 kDa subunit family protein produces MAIDGILKQGFITTSADKFLNWAKTGSMWPMTFGLACCAVEMMHAGAARYDLDQFGIIFRPSPRQSDLMIVAGTLCNKMAPALRKVYDQMPEPRWVVSMGSCANGGGYYHYSYSVVRGCDRIVPVDVYVPGCPPTAEALVYGLLQMQNKIRLTNTIAR; encoded by the coding sequence ATGGCTATAGACGGCATTCTCAAGCAAGGGTTCATCACAACCAGCGCCGACAAGTTCCTTAATTGGGCGAAGACCGGCTCCATGTGGCCCATGACCTTCGGTCTGGCCTGTTGCGCGGTTGAGATGATGCACGCGGGCGCGGCCCGCTATGACCTGGACCAGTTCGGCATCATCTTCCGACCCAGCCCGCGTCAGTCCGATCTGATGATCGTTGCTGGCACGCTGTGCAACAAGATGGCGCCGGCGCTGCGCAAGGTCTACGACCAGATGCCCGAGCCGCGTTGGGTCGTGTCCATGGGCTCCTGTGCCAATGGCGGCGGCTACTACCACTACTCGTATTCGGTGGTTCGTGGCTGCGACCGCATCGTACCGGTAGACGTCTATGTGCCGGGCTGCCCGCCCACGGCCGAGGCGCTGGTCTACGGCTTGCTGCAAATGCAGAACAAGATCCGTCTGACCAACACGATTGCGCGCTGA
- a CDS encoding phosphatase PAP2 family protein: protein MTEVYAAWVASHAMELFIALPVLTGAAALLAVRAFAGGSAVTRRVMFGAGVSAALLTFLVLAAAVHTQGRVVVFDGALADALSMSMNASLLWLLSWFTYLGDRNFLTVLAVAMTLYLLWTGWWRLAAFCAITTGLGGALNWLLKHTFERVRPEHDHGFVAATGWSFPSGHASAAMAVYGTACYLVWRLAPASWRLPCVAAAAALIMAIGLSRILLQVHFASDVTAGFAVTLAWLAVCAAVAERYCGSRRAEQQL from the coding sequence ATGACCGAGGTGTATGCGGCGTGGGTTGCGTCCCACGCCATGGAATTGTTTATTGCACTGCCGGTATTGACCGGGGCGGCGGCGCTGTTGGCCGTCCGTGCGTTTGCCGGCGGGTCCGCCGTGACGCGCCGCGTGATGTTCGGGGCAGGGGTGTCCGCCGCGCTGCTGACCTTTCTGGTGCTGGCCGCCGCGGTGCATACCCAAGGGCGGGTGGTGGTCTTCGATGGCGCGCTGGCCGACGCGCTCAGCATGTCGATGAATGCGTCGCTGCTATGGCTGCTGTCCTGGTTCACGTACCTGGGTGATCGCAACTTCCTGACGGTGCTAGCCGTGGCGATGACGCTCTATCTGCTCTGGACGGGTTGGTGGCGGCTTGCCGCGTTCTGCGCCATCACTACGGGCCTGGGTGGGGCGCTTAACTGGCTGCTCAAGCACACGTTCGAGCGCGTCCGCCCCGAACATGACCACGGGTTTGTCGCCGCCACGGGGTGGAGCTTTCCCAGCGGCCACGCCTCGGCGGCAATGGCCGTGTACGGCACGGCCTGCTATCTGGTGTGGCGTTTGGCGCCCGCCTCGTGGCGCTTGCCCTGCGTGGCGGCGGCGGCGGCATTGATCATGGCGATCGGCCTTAGCCGCATCCTGCTGCAGGTGCATTTCGCCAGCGATGTGACGGCAGGGTTTGCCGTCACCCTGGCATGGCTGGCGGTCTGCGCGGCCGTGGCCGAACGCTATTGCGGTTCACGCCGGGCAGAGCAACAGCTTTAA
- a CDS encoding NAD(P)-binding domain-containing protein, protein MSPRISIVGMGDTGTLAARRLLEAEPDIALTLYDIDPERCEQFRGSATLATSAREALMESDTIVLALPREREIDRTLERFSDGEVTAPIQGKLIVDLTPPPAERAQRLDRAIASAGGQYTSLPDPTAAEAASSMPQRLLKLLLCPA, encoded by the coding sequence ATGAGCCCGCGCATCAGCATCGTGGGCATGGGCGACACCGGCACCTTGGCCGCCCGGCGCTTGCTGGAAGCCGAACCGGACATCGCGTTGACCCTGTATGACATCGACCCGGAACGCTGCGAGCAATTTCGCGGGTCGGCCACGCTGGCGACGTCGGCGCGAGAAGCGCTGATGGAATCGGACACCATCGTGCTTGCCTTGCCACGGGAACGCGAGATTGATCGCACGCTGGAGCGGTTCAGCGACGGCGAGGTAACGGCGCCGATCCAGGGCAAGCTGATCGTGGACCTGACCCCGCCGCCAGCAGAACGCGCCCAGCGGCTGGATCGTGCGATTGCCAGCGCGGGCGGACAATACACGAGCCTTCCGGACCCGACTGCGGCCGAGGCGGCAAGCAGCATGCCGCAGCGGCTGTTAAAGCTGTTGCTCTGCCCGGCGTGA
- a CDS encoding TetR/AcrR family transcriptional regulator, which translates to MPVTPTARTERNERLNALRRQLILGAAQRVFERDGLEKTTIRAIAKEAGCTTGAIYPWFAGKETLYGALLDESLGRLHTHLDEAASSGPAPGAARKAIHAFFGYYAQRRTDFSLGMYLFQGLGPRGLGRDMDEKLNARLRQCVNLLGGALARTKGWDADTVAVEQMNLFTYLMGLLLLLHTHRLKSLGQQADALLDHYCLALEQR; encoded by the coding sequence ATGCCCGTCACTCCGACCGCACGCACCGAAAGAAATGAACGGCTGAACGCGCTGCGACGCCAGTTGATCCTGGGCGCCGCGCAACGCGTGTTTGAGCGCGACGGGCTCGAGAAAACGACCATACGGGCAATTGCCAAGGAAGCCGGCTGCACCACCGGCGCCATTTACCCCTGGTTCGCGGGCAAGGAAACTCTTTACGGCGCGCTGCTGGACGAATCGCTCGGGCGCCTGCATACGCATCTGGACGAGGCGGCAAGCAGCGGGCCCGCACCCGGCGCCGCCCGCAAGGCGATCCACGCCTTCTTCGGCTATTACGCTCAGCGCCGCACCGATTTTTCCTTGGGCATGTATTTGTTCCAGGGGTTGGGCCCCAGGGGCCTGGGCCGGGACATGGACGAAAAGCTGAACGCTCGCCTGCGGCAATGCGTGAACCTGCTGGGCGGGGCACTGGCGCGCACCAAGGGCTGGGACGCGGACACCGTGGCGGTCGAGCAGATGAACCTGTTCACCTATCTGATGGGCTTATTGCTGTTGCTGCACACCCATCGCCTGAAATCCCTGGGTCAGCAGGCCGACGCCCTGCTGGACCATTATTGCCTCGCCCTGGAGCAACGATGA
- a CDS encoding NADH-quinone oxidoreductase subunit C has product MMTRLETLKNNLQTTLGADIALTEALGELTLEVPAQQWFSVCNKLRTEAGLRFETCIDLCGVDYLTWGNGTRQLPEEPTAKVHRARFAVVIHLLSIENNWRLRVRTWAADDEFPIVASLMECWPAVGWFEREAFDLYGIVFEGHPDLRRILTDYGFIGHPFRKDFPLSGTVEMRYDPEQRRVIYQPVTIDPREITPRVVREDSYGLGR; this is encoded by the coding sequence ATGATGACCAGGCTCGAAACCCTGAAAAACAATTTGCAGACCACCCTCGGCGCGGACATCGCGCTGACCGAGGCGTTGGGCGAGCTGACGCTCGAAGTGCCCGCGCAGCAGTGGTTCTCCGTCTGCAACAAGCTGCGCACCGAAGCCGGTCTGCGCTTTGAAACCTGTATCGACCTCTGTGGCGTCGACTACCTGACCTGGGGCAACGGCACGCGCCAACTGCCCGAGGAACCCACCGCCAAGGTGCATCGCGCGCGCTTCGCCGTGGTGATCCACCTGCTGTCCATCGAGAACAACTGGCGCCTGCGTGTCCGTACCTGGGCCGCCGACGACGAATTCCCGATCGTGGCGTCGCTGATGGAATGCTGGCCGGCCGTGGGTTGGTTCGAGCGCGAAGCGTTCGACCTGTACGGCATCGTCTTCGAAGGCCACCCCGACCTGCGCCGCATCCTGACCGACTACGGCTTCATCGGTCACCCGTTCCGCAAGGACTTCCCGCTGTCGGGCACCGTCGAAATGCGTTACGACCCCGAACAACGGCGCGTCATTTACCAGCCGGTCACGATCGATCCGCGCGAGATCACCCCGCGCGTGGTCCGCGAAGACTCCTACGGCTTGGGGCGTTAA
- a CDS encoding NADH-quinone oxidoreductase subunit D, with protein MAEIKNYTLNFGPQHPAAHGVLRLVLELDGEVIQRADPHIGLLHRATEKLAEHKTYIQALPYMDRLDYVSMMCNEHAYVMAIEKLLGVEAPLRAQYIRVMFDEITRLLNHLMSLGSHALDVGAMAVFLYAFREREDLMDCYEAVSGARMHAAYYRPGGVYRDLPDTMPQYGDTSKYRGDKEMRIMNDARSGSLLDFIEDFTNRFPACVDEYETLLTDNRIWKQRLVGIGVVDPDRAKALGFTGPMLRGSGVAWDLRKTQPYEVYDLLDFDIPVGVNGDCYDRYLVRIAEMRESNRIIRQCVEWLRNNPGPVMIENHKIAPPKRTAMKTNMEELIHHFKLFTEGFHVPPGEAYASVEHPKGEFGIYLVSDGANKPYRLKIRAPGFVHLQSLDEMSRGHMIADAVTIIGTQDIVFGEIDR; from the coding sequence ATGGCAGAAATCAAGAACTACACGCTTAACTTCGGTCCTCAGCATCCGGCCGCGCACGGGGTGTTGCGCCTGGTGCTGGAACTGGACGGCGAAGTCATCCAGCGCGCCGACCCGCACATCGGCCTGCTGCATCGCGCCACCGAAAAGCTGGCCGAGCACAAGACCTACATCCAGGCGCTGCCCTACATGGACCGCCTCGACTACGTGTCCATGATGTGCAACGAGCACGCCTACGTCATGGCCATCGAAAAGCTGCTGGGCGTTGAAGCCCCGCTGCGTGCCCAGTACATCCGCGTGATGTTCGACGAGATCACGCGCCTGCTGAACCACCTGATGTCGCTGGGTTCGCATGCGCTCGACGTGGGCGCGATGGCCGTGTTCCTGTACGCCTTCCGTGAACGCGAAGACCTGATGGACTGCTACGAAGCGGTCTCGGGCGCGCGCATGCACGCGGCTTACTACCGTCCGGGTGGCGTCTACCGCGATTTGCCGGACACGATGCCGCAGTACGGCGACACCAGCAAATACCGTGGCGACAAAGAAATGCGCATCATGAATGACGCGCGTTCGGGCTCGCTGCTGGACTTCATCGAAGACTTCACCAACCGCTTCCCGGCCTGCGTCGACGAGTACGAAACGCTGCTGACCGACAACCGCATCTGGAAGCAGCGTCTGGTGGGCATCGGCGTGGTTGACCCCGACCGCGCCAAGGCGCTGGGTTTCACCGGCCCGATGCTGCGCGGCTCCGGCGTCGCCTGGGACTTGCGCAAGACGCAGCCCTACGAAGTCTATGACCTGCTTGATTTCGACATCCCCGTGGGTGTCAACGGCGACTGCTACGACCGCTATCTGGTCCGCATCGCTGAAATGCGTGAAAGTAACCGCATCATCCGCCAGTGCGTGGAATGGCTGCGCAACAACCCGGGTCCGGTCATGATCGAGAATCACAAGATCGCCCCGCCCAAGCGCACCGCCATGAAGACCAACATGGAAGAGCTGATTCATCACTTCAAGCTCTTCACCGAAGGTTTCCACGTGCCCCCGGGCGAGGCTTATGCCTCGGTGGAGCACCCCAAGGGCGAGTTCGGCATCTATCTGGTGTCGGACGGCGCCAACAAGCCTTACCGCCTGAAGATTCGGGCCCCCGGCTTTGTCCACCTGCAATCGCTGGATGAAATGTCGCGCGGTCACATGATCGCCGACGCCGTCACCATCATTGGTACGCAGGACATCGTTTTCGGCGAGATCGATCGCTGA
- a CDS encoding PaaI family thioesterase — protein MTATALAADTDAPLISLADFHILLADQHPFSLLLGIDVLHIGRGTARAVLPARDAHQRLGGIVAGPMLMGLADLAMYAAVVGATGQSHAVTASLTINFLRKSPAGAIYADARLLKVGRLSAGEVILTGDGSDEPLAHIVSTWSVPKP, from the coding sequence ATGACCGCAACCGCACTGGCCGCCGACACCGACGCGCCCCTGATCAGCCTGGCCGATTTCCATATTCTGCTGGCCGACCAGCACCCCTTCTCGCTCTTGCTGGGCATCGACGTGCTGCACATCGGCCGAGGCACCGCCCGCGCGGTGCTGCCCGCTCGCGACGCGCACCAGCGCCTGGGCGGCATCGTCGCCGGCCCGATGTTGATGGGCCTGGCGGACTTGGCCATGTACGCCGCCGTGGTCGGCGCCACGGGCCAGAGCCACGCCGTCACGGCCAGCCTGACCATCAATTTCCTGCGCAAGAGCCCCGCCGGGGCCATCTATGCGGACGCCCGGCTGCTGAAGGTGGGCAGGCTGTCGGCAGGCGAAGTCATCTTGACCGGCGACGGCTCGGACGAGCCGCTTGCCCATATCGTGAGCACGTGGTCCGTGCCCAAGCCATGA
- the nuoE gene encoding NADH-quinone oxidoreductase subunit NuoE, which produces MLLSEQAYQKIDRELAKFPGDQRQSAIMASLAIAQEEKGWLATETIEDVANYIGVPPIAVQEVATFYNMFDVKPVGKNKIAVCTNLPCALRDGDRAGEYLKRKLGVDYRQTTADGQFTLVEGECMGACGDSPVLIVNNKHMCVRMTDEKLDALVAALKVQGESA; this is translated from the coding sequence ATGCTGCTTTCCGAACAGGCCTACCAGAAAATCGACCGAGAACTCGCGAAGTTCCCGGGCGACCAGCGGCAGTCCGCCATCATGGCCTCGCTTGCCATCGCGCAAGAAGAGAAGGGCTGGTTGGCTACCGAAACCATTGAAGATGTGGCCAATTACATTGGCGTCCCGCCCATTGCGGTGCAGGAAGTCGCCACGTTCTACAACATGTTCGACGTCAAGCCCGTCGGCAAGAACAAGATCGCCGTCTGCACGAACCTGCCCTGTGCCTTGCGCGATGGCGACCGTGCCGGCGAATACCTCAAGCGCAAGCTGGGTGTCGACTACCGCCAAACCACCGCCGACGGCCAGTTCACGCTGGTTGAAGGCGAATGCATGGGCGCTTGCGGCGATTCCCCCGTGCTGATCGTGAACAACAAGCATATGTGCGTGCGCATGACCGACGAGAAGCTGGACGCGCTGGTCGCGGCCCTCAAGGTGCAAGGAGAGTCGGCATGA
- a CDS encoding metallophosphoesterase family protein: MTRILQFSDTHFGTERKPVVEAALDLARSLKPDLVVLSGDITQRARRAQFAAARRFIERLSLPVLAVPGNHDIPLYNVFARALNPYGNYRRALGAVLEPVFETPGLLAVGVNTTRPRRHKDGEISDAQIARVAQRLRQARPGQLRIVVAHHPVRAKVESDLSNLLNGRERALAAWAQAGIDLVLGGHIHLPYVLPLSSANGPAGWIVQAGTACSRRVRGSVPNSVNVITHEGEGGQQLCHVERWDYAEATHVFAPVDKTLVTLT; the protein is encoded by the coding sequence ATGACGCGGATCCTGCAATTTTCCGACACGCATTTCGGTACGGAACGCAAACCCGTGGTGGAGGCGGCGCTGGATCTGGCGCGCTCGCTGAAGCCCGATCTGGTGGTGCTTAGCGGTGACATCACGCAGCGCGCACGGCGGGCGCAGTTCGCCGCGGCACGTCGGTTCATCGAGCGTCTGTCGCTGCCCGTGCTGGCCGTGCCGGGCAACCATGACATCCCGCTGTACAACGTATTTGCCCGCGCGCTCAACCCTTACGGCAACTACCGGCGCGCGCTGGGCGCGGTGCTGGAACCCGTGTTCGAAACCCCCGGGCTGCTGGCGGTGGGCGTGAACACCACGCGGCCACGCCGCCATAAAGACGGCGAGATCTCGGACGCGCAGATCGCCCGGGTCGCGCAGCGCCTGCGCCAGGCCCGGCCGGGCCAATTGCGCATCGTGGTGGCGCATCACCCCGTTCGCGCCAAGGTGGAATCCGACCTGTCCAACTTGCTGAATGGGCGTGAGCGCGCGCTGGCGGCGTGGGCGCAGGCGGGCATCGACCTGGTCTTGGGCGGGCACATTCATCTGCCCTATGTGCTGCCGCTGTCGTCGGCGAATGGTCCGGCGGGCTGGATCGTGCAGGCGGGCACGGCGTGCTCGCGCCGGGTTCGCGGTAGCGTGCCCAATTCGGTGAACGTGATCACGCACGAAGGCGAGGGCGGCCAGCAGCTTTGCCATGTCGAACGCTGGGATTACGCGGAAGCCACGCACGTGTTTGCTCCCGTCGACAAGACATTGGTGACCCTTACATGA
- a CDS encoding porin, with amino-acid sequence MKKTLLAAALLAGFAGVAQAETSVTLYGIIDTGLGYNKISGAANDAMNGSRFGMINGVQNGSRWGLRGSEDLGDGLRAVFQLESGFNSGNGNSAQGGRLFGRQATVGLASDSWGQLDFGRQTNIASKYFGSIDPFGAGFGQANIGVALSAANTNRYDNMVMYQTPSYSGFQFGVGYSFNANDNTAAQTGFRTADNTRAITTGLRYVNGPLNVALTYDQLNASNKLSAAATDATPRMYAIGGSYDFEVVKLALAYARTTDGWFAGQGVDTNVYVSNPVTGATSSSVNFGSNSFADGFKANSYMVGLSAPIGGASKLFGSWQMVDPSNNKLTGGDESTQVYSLGYTYDLSKRTNLYAYGSYAKNYAFVDDLKSTAVGVGVRHRF; translated from the coding sequence ATGAAAAAGACTCTGCTCGCTGCCGCCCTGCTCGCCGGTTTTGCCGGTGTCGCCCAGGCAGAAACGTCTGTCACCCTGTACGGTATTATCGACACGGGCCTCGGCTACAACAAGATCAGCGGTGCTGCGAACGACGCCATGAACGGCAGCCGTTTCGGCATGATCAACGGCGTCCAGAACGGTTCGCGCTGGGGTCTGCGTGGCTCGGAAGACCTGGGTGACGGTCTGCGCGCTGTTTTCCAACTGGAATCGGGTTTCAACTCCGGTAACGGTAACTCCGCTCAAGGCGGCCGCCTGTTCGGTCGTCAAGCCACCGTCGGTCTGGCCAGCGACAGCTGGGGTCAACTGGACTTCGGTCGCCAAACCAACATCGCGTCGAAGTACTTCGGCTCGATCGATCCGTTCGGCGCTGGCTTCGGTCAAGCTAACATCGGCGTGGCTCTGAGCGCCGCCAACACGAACCGCTACGACAACATGGTCATGTATCAGACCCCGTCGTACAGCGGCTTCCAGTTCGGCGTCGGCTACTCGTTCAACGCGAACGACAACACCGCTGCTCAAACCGGCTTCCGCACTGCTGACAACACCCGCGCCATCACGACCGGTCTGCGCTATGTCAACGGCCCCCTGAACGTCGCTCTGACGTATGACCAACTGAACGCTTCGAACAAGCTGTCGGCTGCTGCTACGGACGCTACCCCGCGTATGTACGCTATCGGCGGTTCGTACGACTTTGAAGTTGTGAAGCTGGCCTTGGCCTATGCTCGCACCACCGACGGCTGGTTCGCTGGTCAAGGCGTTGACACCAACGTCTACGTCAGCAACCCCGTTACGGGCGCTACCTCCAGCAGCGTGAACTTCGGTTCGAACTCGTTCGCTGATGGCTTCAAGGCCAACTCGTACATGGTCGGCCTGTCGGCTCCGATCGGCGGCGCAAGCAAGCTGTTCGGTTCGTGGCAAATGGTTGATCCCAGCAACAACAAGTTGACCGGCGGCGATGAGTCGACCCAAGTCTACTCGCTGGGCTACACCTACGACCTGTCCAAGCGCACCAACCTGTACGCCTACGGTTCGTACGCCAAGAACTACGCCTTCGTCGACGATCTGAAGTCGACCGCTGTCGGCGTCGGTGTCCGTCACCGCTTCTAA
- a CDS encoding NADH-quinone oxidoreductase subunit A yields the protein MNLQQYFPVLLFIVVATLIGFALLTAGSLLGPRRPYAEKLSPYECGFEAFEDARMKFDVRYYLVAILFILFDLEIAFLFPWAIAQGTVGLVGFWTVMVFLAVLTVGFIYEWKKGALDWE from the coding sequence ATGAACCTGCAACAGTATTTTCCCGTCCTGCTGTTTATCGTAGTGGCCACCCTTATCGGGTTCGCGCTTCTAACGGCCGGCTCCCTCCTTGGCCCGCGGCGTCCCTACGCTGAGAAGCTGTCGCCCTATGAGTGCGGCTTCGAAGCGTTCGAAGACGCCCGCATGAAGTTTGACGTGCGCTACTACCTGGTGGCGATTCTGTTCATTCTTTTCGACCTGGAAATCGCGTTCCTGTTCCCGTGGGCCATCGCCCAAGGCACAGTCGGGCTCGTTGGTTTCTGGACGGTCATGGTTTTCCTAGCCGTGTTGACCGTCGGCTTCATCTACGAATGGAAAAAGGGCGCGCTGGACTGGGAATAA
- the nuoF gene encoding NADH-quinone oxidoreductase subunit NuoF, protein MNAPDLYKQFAQGLDPNPLNDVSNSMCLHGRHIKPQIMADVDGANWRLEDYVKRGGYEALKKILTTGMKPEDVIAEVKASGLRGRGGAGFPTGLKWSFMPRAFPGQKYLVCNSDEGEPGTFKDRDILRFNPHIVIEGMAIAAYAMGISVGYNYIHGEIFEVYERFEEALEEARAAGFLGDKILGSDYSFQLHAFHGYGAYICGEETALLESLEGKKGQPRFKPPFPASFGLYGKPTTINNTETFAAVPWIIRNSGQAYLEVGKPNNGGTKLFSITGDVERPGNYEIPLGTPFSTLLELAGGMRGGKKLKAVIPGGSSAPVLPADIIMECTMDYDSIAKAGSMLGSGAVIVMDETRCMVKSLLRLSYFYFEESCGQCTPCREGTGWLYRMVHRIENGHGRPEDLDLLDNVAGNIMGRTICALGDAAAMPVRGFLKHFRDEFAHHIEHKSCVVPQYL, encoded by the coding sequence ATGAACGCGCCCGACCTGTACAAGCAGTTCGCGCAGGGGCTCGACCCCAACCCGCTGAACGACGTGTCCAATTCGATGTGCCTGCACGGCCGCCACATCAAGCCGCAGATCATGGCTGATGTCGACGGCGCCAACTGGCGCCTCGAAGACTACGTCAAGCGCGGCGGCTACGAAGCCCTGAAGAAGATCCTGACCACCGGCATGAAGCCGGAAGACGTGATTGCCGAAGTCAAGGCGTCGGGTCTGCGCGGCCGTGGCGGCGCGGGCTTCCCGACCGGCCTGAAGTGGAGCTTCATGCCGCGCGCGTTCCCCGGCCAGAAGTACCTGGTCTGCAACTCGGACGAAGGCGAGCCGGGCACGTTCAAGGACCGCGACATCCTGCGCTTCAATCCGCACATCGTGATTGAAGGCATGGCAATCGCCGCCTACGCCATGGGCATCAGCGTCGGCTACAACTACATCCACGGCGAAATCTTCGAAGTGTATGAACGCTTCGAAGAAGCGCTGGAAGAGGCGCGCGCCGCCGGCTTCCTGGGCGACAAGATCCTGGGTTCGGACTACAGCTTTCAGCTGCATGCGTTCCACGGCTACGGCGCCTACATCTGCGGCGAAGAAACCGCGCTGCTGGAATCGCTGGAAGGCAAGAAGGGCCAACCGCGCTTCAAGCCGCCGTTCCCGGCCAGCTTCGGCCTGTACGGCAAGCCCACCACGATCAACAACACGGAAACGTTCGCGGCCGTGCCGTGGATCATCCGCAACAGCGGCCAGGCTTACCTGGAAGTCGGCAAGCCGAACAACGGCGGCACCAAGCTGTTCTCGATCACCGGCGACGTCGAACGCCCCGGCAACTACGAGATCCCGCTGGGCACCCCGTTCTCGACCCTGCTCGAACTGGCGGGCGGCATGCGCGGCGGCAAGAAACTGAAGGCCGTGATCCCTGGTGGGTCCAGCGCTCCGGTGCTGCCGGCCGACATCATCATGGAATGCACGATGGACTATGACTCCATCGCCAAGGCCGGCTCCATGCTCGGTTCTGGCGCGGTGATCGTCATGGACGAAACGCGCTGCATGGTGAAGTCGCTGCTGCGTCTGTCGTACTTCTATTTCGAGGAAAGCTGCGGCCAGTGCACGCCGTGCCGTGAAGGCACCGGCTGGCTCTACCGCATGGTGCATCGCATCGAAAACGGTCACGGCCGTCCGGAAGATCTGGACTTGCTGGACAACGTGGCAGGCAACATCATGGGCCGCACCATCTGCGCCCTGGGTGACGCCGCCGCCATGCCCGTCCGTGGCTTCCTCAAGCATTTTCGCGACGAATTCGCGCACCACATCGAGCATAAGTCTTGTGTGGTCCCGCAATATCTGTAG
- a CDS encoding diacylglycerol/lipid kinase family protein, which produces MTLSDQRPGTGARSLTGQEPLFIVLNTGSGRGDAQVLQDTIRGILDEAGRRYTLMAVDDPIHLTETAQAAVKRAQDEQGVVIAAGGDGTLNAVAATVLGKGVPFGILPQGTFNYFGRTYGISQDTDVALRGFLQGHIEPVRVGQLNGRLFLVNASLGLYPTLLEDREAYKQRFGRSRMVALWSGLITLLRAPRQLRLQLEEEGVVRDLRTPTLVVGNNKLQLEHVGIESSELERDRLVAMTVKPVGTLALYGLLVRGLFSRLGEAEHVISFGFDRMRVRIRGRNRVKVAMDGEISWMSTPLEFKVADEKLPLVVPADSQYLDRS; this is translated from the coding sequence ATGACCTTATCCGATCAGCGCCCAGGCACCGGAGCGCGCTCCCTGACGGGACAAGAGCCGCTATTCATCGTCCTCAACACAGGATCGGGGCGCGGCGACGCGCAGGTCCTGCAAGACACCATCCGCGGCATCCTCGACGAGGCCGGCCGACGCTACACGCTGATGGCCGTAGACGACCCCATCCACCTGACCGAAACGGCGCAGGCGGCCGTCAAGCGCGCCCAGGACGAGCAGGGCGTCGTCATCGCGGCGGGGGGCGACGGCACGCTCAACGCGGTCGCCGCCACCGTGCTGGGCAAGGGCGTGCCATTCGGCATTCTGCCGCAGGGCACGTTCAATTATTTCGGGCGCACCTACGGCATTTCGCAAGACACGGATGTCGCACTGCGCGGCTTTCTTCAGGGGCATATTGAACCCGTGCGCGTCGGCCAGTTGAACGGTCGGCTGTTCCTGGTCAACGCCAGCCTGGGGCTGTACCCCACCTTGCTGGAAGACCGCGAAGCCTACAAGCAGCGCTTCGGCCGCAGCCGGATGGTGGCGCTGTGGTCGGGGCTGATCACCTTGTTGCGCGCGCCGCGCCAACTGCGATTGCAACTGGAAGAAGAGGGCGTCGTCCGCGACCTGCGCACGCCGACGCTGGTGGTGGGCAACAACAAACTGCAACTGGAACACGTCGGCATCGAGTCGAGTGAACTGGAACGCGACCGCCTCGTTGCCATGACGGTCAAGCCGGTCGGCACGCTTGCGCTGTACGGGCTGCTGGTGCGCGGCCTGTTCAGCCGCCTGGGCGAAGCCGAACACGTCATCAGCTTCGGCTTTGACCGCATGCGGGTGCGGATACGCGGGCGCAATCGCGTCAAGGTGGCGATGGACGGCGAGATTTCCTGGATGAGCACGCCGCTTGAATTCAAGGTGGCCGACGAAAAGCTGCCGCTGGTGGTGCCTGCTGACTCGCAATACCTGGACCGCTCATGA